DNA sequence from the bacterium genome:
AGAACGCAAGTGCTGAGAAGCAGAGGTAAGTGAGTCTCTTCTTCCTCTGCTCCTCAGCCTTACTTTTAGTCCTTGCCTTCCCGAGAGCAAACCTGTTTCCAATAGCATGGTTTGCTCTCGTCCCTTTCATAATTGTTATAAAAGGCAGAAAACCGATAAACGCTTTCTTCCTCGGCTGGTTTTTCGGCTTCGTCTTCATCGGCTGTCTCCTTTACTGGATACTTATCTTCGGGATTATACCATGGATAGCCCTGTCCCTTTTTGAGGGCTTCTATTTCGCCTTAATATCCCTTTTTTTCTCGCTATTAAAGCGAGAAGATTGGCAAGGAGCTTTAATTTTCGCCTCCATATGGACAGGGTTTGATTACCTGAGGAGCTTGGGACGCTTCGGCTTCACTTGGGGTTCCTTGGCTCAAAGTCAATACCTTGATACCCCCCTTTTGGGTATCTGCAAAATAGGAGGTATGTTTCTCCTAACCTTCATTCTTGCAATGCACAACGGATTCCTTGCCTTATTACCCTTAAAAAGAGGAATTAAAAGTTCACTCCTTACTTTAATCATCGCCCACATAATCGGCTTTGGAATGAACATTCTCTATCATCCAAAGGAAGGAAACATCAGGGTAGCCGTTACGCAAGCAGGGATAGGAGAAAGGGTAACTCGTCAAGCTGGGCTATGGAGTAGTCCTTCAATTGATGAACTTATGAGAGCTTACGAACCTATGCTTAGGGGCTTACCAAGGCAAGATTTAATCGTTTTCTCTGAAACAGCTTTTCCCGTTTCCATCCCCGATGTTCAAAAGGTGCGAGAATGGGTAGAGAATTTGGCAAGAGAGAAGAACAGCTATGTCTTAATAGGTTCTCCAATAGAGGAAAAAGGAAGAATTTATAATAGCGCTCTCCTTTTCTCTCCAGATGGGAAAATCATGGGCAGATATGACAAGGTTCAATTGGTTCCCTTCGGTGAGTTCGTTCCCTGGAGGAAAATTTTCCCCTGGTTGAAAAAGCTGGGAGTAAGAGATTTTGATTTCACTCCGGGAAAGGGGTGGCATCCCTTGGAATGCAAGGGCTTCTCATTGGGTCCCATAATATGCTTTGAGTCAATATTCCCCAGGATAGCTCGGGAATATTCCATTAAAGGGGCGGATATATTGGTTGTAATAACAAACGATTCTTGGTTTGGGAGAACTTGGGCAGGGGAGCAACACCTTGCATTTTCCTCTTTGCGTGCCTGTGAAGAAGGACGCTATCTCCTCCGAGCAACAACCACGGGAATCTCCGCCATAATCGCCCCAGATGGAAAAATCTTGAAGAGAGCAGGTCTTTTTGTCCCTGCTGTCTTAGTGGGAAAGGTTGGGGAAGGGAAGAACACGCCATACACTTATCTCGGCGATTATATACTTCTCCTCCTTTTTTTACCTATGCTAATCACAATCTTTGGCTTTAGAAAAACAGGCAAACAGCGTTAACGCCTTTCCCTGAATTGCACAAAGGAAACCACTGCATTTCCGCCTTCCTTTAGGTTTTCCATAACTACCGATATAACTCCATCCATTGTATCCTCCTCCTTTATTTCCACCTCTACCCACTTTCCTTTCTGAAAATCCTTAAACAAACCGATTTCTCTTCCCTCTACAGTTATCCCTTGGATTCTTCCGCCAGCGAAATTATCTGGGTCTATTATGAAAAACCGCAAATTTCCCTTCGCTCCCTTCGGACAAAAGATGTCAAATCTCAGCCTCTTCCATCCCGCCCAACAATGGCTAACCTCACCAGGCCAAAGGGATGGATTGTAGAAGGAATAGCCCTCTTTCCAACGATAATCCCAGCCTCTTTCCCTAAACTCAACATCTCCATCGGGATGACCACAACGTAAGCTCAAAGTTATCCCTTCCTCACGATACTTCTTCGCCAATTGCTCACTTTCAGCTATTTGCATCGCATCCGGAGAAGGAAGGCGAAGCGTATAGGAAGGCAAGGGTAGGTTTGGTTTATGTGGTTCCCTCTGATACCAATAAACCGTGGTGGAGAATTCAAGAGTGTGAGAAGGTTGGGAGTAGATTTGCCTGAATATCGGATGCTCGTTTTTTCCGAAACCAATTGCTACCTTTAGGGATTTCTTGAAGGAAATTCGGTCCGTTAGGAGGAATTTATAGGCGAAAGCACCATATTTGTAATAGGGATGCCACCCTCTATAAAGGAAGATGGTCTTGTCCTCGGGAAAGCCATAGGAAAATCCAAACGCATCCTCCATTCCCTGCCACTCAATTGAGGGTTCCTTTTCCCCGTCAATATAGAACTTTACATTTTGGTCAACGGGATAACCTATCCCACCGGGTTGGACTCCCCTCACGGTGACATTCAAACCGACAACCTGTCCCTCTCCATTTGCTTCTAAGGCTATATAATCCCTTTTGCCCAAGAGGATTTTCTCCTGTCGCCAATATGCATGGAAATAAAGAGCGTTAGGGGGTAAAGAAGGAAGGGGACGCCACATAACATATGAATAACAGGGGGCATAAGAGTTTATCGCTTCCTCTGGTATATGCTCGTCATCAAAATAAAGAACTATCTTGGCTGATTTTCTGAAGGGCATCGGGAAGTAGGCATTCCAACCCCTTTTCTTGTCCACAAGTATGGTATTTATATTATCTAATGTGCCGTTGGGGTCGCAGAAGAAATCAACGAGAGGAACCTCAACGCTTGGGTTCTTCTCTCCATCCCAGAAAATGCGCAAGATTATACTTCTGTCAAGCTTCAGCTTCTCAGGCATAGCGAAATGTATCATAGTGATTATCCCTGGTCCTTTCAAATCAGCAATCACGACTTCCCTTTTAGTGAACCTCTTTCCCTCCGGATTCTCCCACCACAATGCGTTTTCGCATCTCGTTTCGCCCAGAAGGGGAGTGAACAAAGAGGAAAAATCTAAAGCTGGCAATCTTTCACTGACGGCATAAAAAGGCATCATCAAAAGTAAAACCAAAAGCGATTTTCTCATATTCATCACCTCTTCAAAGATATTATCTCATAAAGCGAAGGAGCGGAAAGGGAGATAATGTATAGTTTCCCTTCTTTCCTCACATTTAAATTAGAGTTGTTTTTCAATGGGAGATTAGCTTGTTTAAATGGAAAGCGAAAGAGAATCTCCAATTTTTCTCCTTCATCCTTTCCGAAATCCCGCCAAGTCCCGCGAGGATTGTGAAGATGAAGATAAATGACCCCGTTTTTCTCAAAAGCACCTACGCGTATTTCCTTCCCTTCTCTTAATTCAAAAGGAGGTGGAGCCAATTCCTTTATCCTCTCCCATAGCAATTGACAGAGCTTTGGAGGAGACTCCTTTCCATATCCCTCAAAATCTTCATTAAATAAAAGAACCTCTACTCCATCTGATTTCACACCGTAAATCTCCACATCATCAACCCAAAATCTCCCCTCTTTAGTCCCTGGAGCGAAAATAACTGCCCAATCGCATCGCTTAAATCCGTCGCTTAGTAGAGGCAAGTCCTTCCTTTCCTCTAATTTATCCGAAAGAAAGAGTCTTATGTCAACCTTTCCAGCATCCGATTCCTTTGGGAAACGAAATTCCGCCTCAACTTTCAACCATTCGTTTAGCGGAAAAGCGATGATATCCTTCCCATTTATAGTTAAATGACCAGAAGAGGAAAAATGAAGGAGAACCCCTGTTGCTCCCGTTTCCAAATTTCTCATCTCTATCTGGGCATCGGCATCCTTCACTTTAATGTAAAAACTCATC
Encoded proteins:
- the lnt gene encoding apolipoprotein N-acyltransferase yields the protein MSLFFLCSSALLLVLAFPRANLFPIAWFALVPFIIVIKGRKPINAFFLGWFFGFVFIGCLLYWILIFGIIPWIALSLFEGFYFALISLFFSLLKREDWQGALIFASIWTGFDYLRSLGRFGFTWGSLAQSQYLDTPLLGICKIGGMFLLTFILAMHNGFLALLPLKRGIKSSLLTLIIAHIIGFGMNILYHPKEGNIRVAVTQAGIGERVTRQAGLWSSPSIDELMRAYEPMLRGLPRQDLIVFSETAFPVSIPDVQKVREWVENLAREKNSYVLIGSPIEEKGRIYNSALLFSPDGKIMGRYDKVQLVPFGEFVPWRKIFPWLKKLGVRDFDFTPGKGWHPLECKGFSLGPIICFESIFPRIAREYSIKGADILVVITNDSWFGRTWAGEQHLAFSSLRACEEGRYLLRATTTGISAIIAPDGKILKRAGLFVPAVLVGKVGEGKNTPYTYLGDYILLLLFLPMLITIFGFRKTGKQR
- a CDS encoding DUF2961 domain-containing protein — protein: MRKSLLVLLLMMPFYAVSERLPALDFSSLFTPLLGETRCENALWWENPEGKRFTKREVVIADLKGPGIITMIHFAMPEKLKLDRSIILRIFWDGEKNPSVEVPLVDFFCDPNGTLDNINTILVDKKRGWNAYFPMPFRKSAKIVLYFDDEHIPEEAINSYAPCYSYVMWRPLPSLPPNALYFHAYWRQEKILLGKRDYIALEANGEGQVVGLNVTVRGVQPGGIGYPVDQNVKFYIDGEKEPSIEWQGMEDAFGFSYGFPEDKTIFLYRGWHPYYKYGAFAYKFLLTDRISFKKSLKVAIGFGKNEHPIFRQIYSQPSHTLEFSTTVYWYQREPHKPNLPLPSYTLRLPSPDAMQIAESEQLAKKYREEGITLSLRCGHPDGDVEFRERGWDYRWKEGYSFYNPSLWPGEVSHCWAGWKRLRFDIFCPKGAKGNLRFFIIDPDNFAGGRIQGITVEGREIGLFKDFQKGKWVEVEIKEEDTMDGVISVVMENLKEGGNAVVSFVQFRERR